Proteins from a single region of Chryseobacterium sp. T16E-39:
- a CDS encoding BlaI/MecI/CopY family transcriptional regulator produces MKEIKLTDSEKDLMEIIWAKQKVFMKDILDLYPEPKPASTTIATLLKRMQNKDLVGYTLYGNSREYYPKVAKGEYFKEEMTSMIDRFFNSSVTQFASFFTSNTKLTQKQLIELREIIDQQIKE; encoded by the coding sequence ATGAAAGAAATAAAATTAACAGATTCTGAAAAAGATCTCATGGAAATTATTTGGGCTAAGCAAAAAGTATTCATGAAAGATATTTTAGATCTTTATCCCGAACCGAAACCCGCCTCAACAACAATCGCAACGCTACTTAAAAGAATGCAGAATAAAGATCTGGTGGGATATACACTTTATGGAAATTCTCGCGAATACTATCCGAAGGTAGCTAAAGGAGAATATTTCAAGGAGGAAATGACCTCAATGATTGACCGTTTTTTCAACAGTTCAGTGACTCAATTTGCTTCATTTTTTACATCTAACACAAAATTGACACAGAAACAGCTGATAGAACTACGAGAAATAATCGATCAACAAATAAAAGAATAA
- the uvrB gene encoding excinuclease ABC subunit UvrB, protein MNFNLHSEYKPTGDQPQAIEKLTEGIEIGEKYQTLLGVTGSGKTFTIANVVNNIQRPTLVLAHNKTLAAQLFMEFKEFFPDNAVEYFVSYYDYYQPEAYIATTGTYIEKDLSINEEVEKLRLSATASLLSGRRDVLIVASVSCIYGIGNPTEFHKSLISIGIGEKVTRTALLHSLVSALYARTLNEFQRGTFRVKGDVIDVFPAYADDAVRIQFFGDEIEKIQSFDPVTGNVTSNFEQIQIYPANLFVTSKETLNGAIRNIQDDMVKQVDFFSSVDKPLEAKRLQERTELDLEMIKELGYCSGIENYSRYLDGRQPGSRPFCLIDYFPKDFLMVIDESHVTVPQVHAMYGGDRSRKEALVEYGFRLPAAMDNRPLKFAEFETMQNQVIYVSATPADYELEKTGGAYIEQIIRPTGLLDPIIEVRPSLNQIDDLMEEIHKRAADDERVLVTTLTKKMAEELTKYFTKFGIRTRYIHSDVETLERIQIMQDLRLGVFDVLIGVNLLREGLDLPEVSLVAILDADKEGMLRSRRSMIQTVGRAARNINGKAILYADKMTKSMQATIDETEYRRAKQMQHNTDNGLVPTALNKKISENLVGRSKDFPDSKYTQKEIIQKVAETKANYATEDIEKMIEQKQKEMEAAAKNLDFIKAAKLRDEIAGLKN, encoded by the coding sequence ATGAATTTCAATCTTCACTCAGAATACAAACCAACCGGAGATCAGCCACAAGCTATTGAAAAACTTACCGAAGGAATTGAAATCGGTGAGAAATATCAGACTTTGCTTGGGGTTACCGGATCGGGAAAAACATTTACGATAGCCAATGTTGTAAACAATATTCAGAGGCCAACACTGGTTCTAGCCCACAATAAAACTTTGGCGGCACAGCTCTTCATGGAGTTTAAAGAGTTTTTCCCTGACAACGCTGTTGAGTATTTTGTAAGTTATTATGATTATTACCAACCAGAAGCATATATTGCCACTACAGGAACTTATATTGAGAAAGATCTGAGCATCAATGAAGAAGTGGAAAAATTACGTCTTTCTGCAACTGCAAGTTTGCTTTCCGGAAGAAGAGATGTATTAATTGTTGCTTCTGTTTCATGCATCTATGGTATTGGAAACCCTACTGAATTTCACAAATCACTTATCTCGATTGGAATTGGAGAAAAAGTGACCCGGACAGCCCTTCTACATTCTCTTGTCAGTGCTTTATACGCAAGAACGCTCAATGAGTTTCAAAGAGGAACCTTCAGGGTGAAAGGAGATGTTATTGATGTTTTCCCTGCATATGCAGACGACGCTGTAAGAATCCAGTTTTTTGGTGATGAGATTGAAAAAATTCAAAGTTTCGATCCTGTTACGGGAAATGTTACTTCTAATTTTGAACAAATCCAGATCTATCCTGCCAATCTTTTCGTTACCTCAAAGGAAACCTTAAACGGAGCGATTAGAAACATCCAGGATGACATGGTAAAACAGGTAGACTTTTTCAGTTCGGTTGACAAACCCCTGGAAGCAAAAAGACTGCAGGAAAGAACAGAGCTCGATCTTGAAATGATCAAAGAATTGGGCTATTGTTCAGGAATTGAAAATTATTCAAGATATCTTGATGGGAGACAGCCTGGCTCACGCCCTTTCTGCCTGATTGATTATTTTCCTAAAGACTTTCTCATGGTCATTGACGAAAGCCATGTAACAGTTCCTCAGGTTCACGCGATGTATGGTGGTGACAGAAGTAGAAAAGAAGCCCTTGTAGAATACGGTTTCCGTTTACCGGCCGCAATGGATAACAGGCCTTTGAAATTTGCTGAATTTGAAACGATGCAGAATCAGGTGATCTATGTTTCCGCAACTCCCGCAGATTATGAATTAGAAAAAACAGGAGGAGCTTATATTGAACAAATCATTCGACCTACAGGACTTTTAGATCCCATAATTGAAGTGAGACCATCATTAAATCAGATTGATGATCTTATGGAAGAAATCCATAAGAGAGCTGCTGATGATGAAAGAGTCTTAGTGACTACCTTAACTAAAAAAATGGCAGAAGAACTCACGAAATATTTTACAAAATTTGGAATCAGAACAAGATACATCCATTCGGATGTTGAAACTCTGGAGCGTATTCAAATTATGCAAGATTTAAGGCTTGGCGTTTTTGATGTTTTAATCGGTGTAAACCTCTTGAGAGAAGGATTGGATTTACCCGAAGTTTCATTGGTTGCCATTTTAGATGCTGACAAAGAAGGAATGCTAAGAAGCAGAAGATCAATGATTCAGACGGTTGGGCGTGCTGCGAGAAACATTAATGGTAAGGCCATCCTGTATGCGGATAAGATGACAAAATCAATGCAGGCCACCATCGATGAAACAGAATACCGCCGTGCAAAACAGATGCAGCATAATACAGATAATGGTTTGGTTCCAACTGCTTTAAATAAAAAGATCTCGGAAAATCTGGTGGGCCGAAGCAAAGACTTTCCCGATTCAAAATATACCCAAAAAGAAATCATACAAAAAGTTGCTGAAACAAAAGCAAATTACGCTACAGAAGACATCGAAAAGATGATTGAACAAAAGCAAAAAGAAATGGAAGCCGCTGCGAAAAATCTTGATTTCATAAAAGCAGCAAAACTGCGTGATGAAATCGCAGGTTTGAAAAATTAA
- a CDS encoding PQQ-dependent sugar dehydrogenase, whose amino-acid sequence MRVKKFYVPILSFLLVLSSCKKNTANAQKLSNDGSVETEKPNSNYKPAFAGQTRIKAVKTSTPYNVEVLNKEFDRPWGIINLPDGRFLITEKSGYMNVVSQDGKLVSKISGFPKVDSKGQGGMLDVALDPDFKTNNMIYFSFSEPFGKGNLTSVAKGKLSKDLKNIEEVKVIFRAEPSYDGDKHYGSRLAFDKDGYLFVSTGERSDKETRVYAQKTDNYLGKILKITKDGKAAPGNPFIGKAGFKPEIYAYGIRSPQGLAFDPQGNLWDVEMGPRGGDEINLILPGKNYGWGDVTYGIEYSGAKVGEGITQKAGTEQPVYYWDPVISPSGVMFYTGNIEEWKGNLFIGCLSGEHINRIVMKDKKVVGEERLLADQKERFRDVLDGMDGNIYAISDSGKLYRISKK is encoded by the coding sequence ATGAGAGTCAAAAAGTTTTATGTACCCATTTTAAGTTTTCTTTTAGTTTTATCTTCTTGTAAAAAGAATACAGCGAATGCTCAGAAATTGAGTAATGATGGCAGTGTAGAAACTGAAAAACCGAATTCTAATTATAAACCGGCATTTGCAGGGCAAACAAGAATTAAAGCAGTAAAAACATCAACACCATACAATGTTGAGGTTTTAAATAAAGAATTTGACAGGCCATGGGGGATTATCAATTTACCGGATGGAAGATTTTTAATTACAGAGAAATCGGGTTATATGAATGTTGTTTCTCAGGATGGAAAATTGGTTTCCAAGATTTCAGGCTTTCCTAAGGTGGACTCAAAAGGACAGGGAGGGATGCTGGATGTTGCTCTTGATCCCGATTTTAAAACAAATAATATGATTTATTTTAGTTTTTCAGAACCATTTGGAAAAGGAAATCTAACTTCAGTTGCTAAAGGAAAGCTGTCCAAAGATTTGAAAAATATTGAAGAGGTAAAAGTTATTTTTCGTGCAGAGCCATCTTATGATGGAGATAAACATTATGGAAGCAGATTGGCTTTTGATAAGGATGGTTATTTATTCGTAAGCACCGGAGAAAGATCGGATAAAGAAACAAGGGTGTATGCTCAGAAAACAGATAATTATTTAGGCAAAATACTTAAAATTACAAAAGATGGTAAGGCAGCCCCTGGAAATCCATTTATTGGAAAAGCTGGGTTTAAACCTGAAATTTATGCTTATGGCATAAGAAGCCCGCAAGGTTTGGCTTTTGATCCACAAGGAAATCTCTGGGACGTAGAAATGGGACCACGAGGAGGAGATGAGATAAATTTAATCCTGCCGGGTAAAAACTATGGATGGGGTGATGTTACGTATGGGATTGAATATTCGGGAGCAAAAGTAGGAGAAGGGATCACTCAGAAAGCAGGTACAGAACAGCCTGTTTATTATTGGGATCCTGTAATTTCTCCGAGTGGAGTGATGTTCTATACCGGAAACATAGAAGAATGGAAGGGTAATTTATTCATTGGCTGTCTAAGTGGCGAACACATCAACAGGATTGTAATGAAAGATAAGAAAGTGGTTGGTGAAGAACGTCTTTTAGCAGATCAGAAAGAGAGGTTCAGGGATGTATTGGATGGAATGGATGGCAATATTTATGCAATTAGTGACAGTGGAAAATTATATCGGATTTCTAAGAAATAA
- a CDS encoding M56 family metallopeptidase, with the protein MFYIIIKIILCSSLLIAIYHLLLEKEKMYGFNRFFLLFSIVFSYSVPFLTITTGEAIPTKSPQLIFEETTQQVLSLSPKQETFNWTPILWIIYGSITFFFLVRALLTILKIQNIKGNKQYHEQYKIVVTENNFSPFTFWKTIYLGKNYLINGQIDSRILLHEKAHLDQKHSWDLLFIEICKAITWFNPAIYFYKRAVITNHEFLADECVLENNFNVKEYQNLILTEIIGTQKLEFTHSFNFNNTKKRFIMMNTKRSKFIGLKKAVSIPILVTAFALFVQKTYANNPLSNNDPTANTAKEAGASLFTGTLQKMVSEKKKIFDQKAVFDTVHPTKKMTAKKPKKNDKPLPPPPPPIEDRKARNINNQQNTNVPAPPPPSSSFVQAKFPQGNDELRNRVSQNFDGSVFKGNEGLVKSTAYISIKADGTVDKITTSGDNKVFNNEIYRTLKSVTENVKWEPATDNGQPTATVFKLPMTMSFENGKK; encoded by the coding sequence ATGTTTTACATTATTATTAAAATAATTCTTTGTTCTTCACTGCTTATTGCAATCTACCATTTATTGTTGGAAAAAGAAAAGATGTATGGGTTTAACAGATTCTTTTTACTGTTTTCAATCGTATTTTCCTATTCAGTTCCTTTTCTTACGATTACGACAGGAGAAGCAATCCCAACAAAAAGTCCGCAATTAATTTTTGAAGAAACAACTCAACAGGTATTATCACTATCTCCGAAACAGGAGACCTTCAACTGGACTCCTATTCTTTGGATCATCTACGGAAGCATCACCTTCTTTTTTTTGGTAAGAGCTTTACTTACTATTTTAAAAATCCAAAACATTAAAGGAAATAAACAGTACCATGAACAGTATAAAATAGTTGTAACCGAGAATAATTTTTCACCATTTACCTTTTGGAAAACAATCTATCTGGGGAAAAACTATTTAATCAATGGACAAATAGATTCAAGAATATTATTGCACGAGAAAGCCCATTTGGATCAAAAACATAGCTGGGATTTATTATTTATCGAGATATGCAAGGCGATAACATGGTTTAATCCTGCCATCTATTTTTATAAAAGAGCAGTTATTACCAATCATGAATTCTTAGCTGATGAATGTGTTTTGGAAAATAATTTTAATGTTAAGGAATATCAAAACCTGATACTTACTGAGATCATTGGCACTCAAAAACTTGAATTTACACACTCATTTAATTTTAACAATACCAAAAAACGATTTATTATGATGAACACGAAAAGGTCTAAATTTATTGGGCTAAAGAAAGCTGTAAGCATCCCAATATTAGTAACAGCATTTGCCCTGTTTGTACAAAAAACTTACGCAAACAATCCCCTTTCAAATAACGATCCCACAGCAAATACTGCTAAAGAGGCCGGAGCATCTCTTTTTACAGGAACATTGCAAAAAATGGTTTCAGAAAAGAAAAAAATATTCGATCAAAAAGCAGTTTTTGATACGGTCCACCCTACAAAAAAAATGACCGCTAAAAAACCAAAAAAAAATGACAAGCCCCTTCCCCCACCTCCGCCACCAATCGAAGACAGAAAGGCAAGAAATATAAATAACCAACAAAACACCAATGTTCCAGCTCCTCCCCCTCCATCATCTTCTTTTGTTCAGGCAAAATTTCCTCAAGGAAATGATGAATTAAGAAACAGGGTTTCACAAAATTTCGATGGAAGTGTTTTTAAAGGAAACGAAGGACTCGTGAAATCCACAGCATATATTTCAATTAAAGCAGATGGTACAGTCGATAAAATAACAACCAGCGGTGATAATAAAGTTTTTAACAATGAAATCTACAGAACCCTGAAATCTGTCACCGAAAATGTTAAATGGGAGCCAGCTACAGACAATGGACAACCCACGGCGACTGTTTTCAAACTTCCAATGACGATGTCATTTGAAAACGGAAAAAAATGA
- a CDS encoding outer membrane beta-barrel protein, with amino-acid sequence MKYINSLNIEGKSLNILFLLLSIVIYSQRYPVRFGVKAGWNYSSVNAIDENGNSSGYTSDIIDEAYVGVILEKQISQKFYIQVSSIISYTESVTFIELPLYFKYNFYKNFSFLAGPKLNYIPDEQYNNLYFFRRRFGISGDIGLDYKISKRFLVEGNFSKGFTKQFDQLALTYYQARRDVYRIGLTYFFN; translated from the coding sequence ATGAAGTATATTAATAGTCTGAATATTGAGGGGAAATCCCTCAATATTCTATTTTTGTTGTTGTCAATTGTTATTTATTCGCAAAGATATCCAGTAAGGTTTGGAGTAAAAGCAGGCTGGAATTATTCTAGTGTTAATGCCATTGATGAAAATGGAAATTCTTCGGGATATACAAGTGATATAATTGACGAAGCTTATGTTGGAGTTATATTGGAAAAACAAATTTCTCAAAAATTTTATATACAGGTCTCTTCAATTATTTCTTACACCGAATCTGTTACTTTTATAGAGTTACCTCTCTATTTTAAGTATAATTTTTATAAGAATTTTTCATTTCTGGCAGGGCCTAAATTAAATTATATTCCAGATGAACAATATAATAATCTTTATTTTTTTCGCAGAAGATTTGGAATAAGTGGTGATATTGGATTGGATTATAAAATCTCTAAACGTTTTCTTGTAGAAGGAAATTTCTCGAAAGGATTTACTAAACAATTTGACCAATTAGCACTAACTTATTATCAAGCGCGCAGAGATGTTTACAGAATTGGGCTAACTTATTTCTTCAACTAA
- a CDS encoding TonB-dependent receptor plug domain-containing protein has translation MKIKYLSALFLGTTAALYSQQINDTISKEAKIEEVAITGSRNKKRTVIDTPVPIDVIDIKQVSQSTGQVEVNQLLQFAAPSFNSNKQSGSDGADAVDPATLRGLGPDQTLLLLNGKRYHQSSLINLFGTKGRGNTGYDMNTIPIGAIKRVEVLRDGASAQYGSDAIAGVINIILNDRNKGFEGNVFSGMNLFKSPGNNDVVSDHKIDGLTFDFNGNYGTKIGTQGGFANFTAEFINKEYSIRNANPAIYDAPRQRFGDAKSQNIYFFGNIEVPLSDNLKFYSHPGFSHRKTDANAWTRKADADGNVPEVYPNGFNPIQGTSITDFTFDNGLKFKVLDWDIDFYNAFGNNRFTYQIDNTINATLGAKSPTTFNAGGHSILQNTTGFNATKQFKVLEGLNIAFGSEFRYEKFEVIKGEEASYAMYDINGNIVTASTPQNLLVVNPLSGNTRPGGSQGFPGYSQEVNKSRNNFAAYVDTELDITKKWMVSLAGRFENYNDFGSTINGKFATRYAITPQFALRGSVSTGFRAPSLAQKYYALQFTNFQGGNLVTIQLASNDSDLATRAGISQLKQETSLNGSVGFTFNTGKFTATVDGYYINVKNRIVLTGNFARTDLPPDVQVDYPYIDQAQFFSNAIDTRTKGVDVILSYNETLGNGKLTATLAGNYNEMEITSVNASDKLKGKEDIYLSPRERAFILASAPKTKINLSLNYKIANFNANLQLVRFDKLTLIGYNGADDFQTYNARVTTDLSFGYDFSKSITLTVGSKNLFNRYPTLQTAAVSDGNTESGGIFDPVQMGFAGRQVFARFNFRF, from the coding sequence ATGAAAATTAAATACTTAAGTGCCTTATTTCTTGGCACAACTGCCGCATTATATTCGCAGCAGATTAATGATACCATTTCCAAGGAAGCAAAAATTGAAGAAGTAGCCATTACCGGTAGTCGAAACAAAAAAAGAACGGTCATAGACACTCCTGTACCTATTGATGTCATTGATATCAAACAAGTAAGCCAGTCTACAGGACAAGTGGAAGTGAACCAACTTTTGCAATTTGCAGCCCCTTCTTTCAACTCTAATAAACAATCCGGTTCAGACGGAGCCGACGCCGTAGACCCGGCAACCTTAAGGGGACTAGGTCCTGATCAAACACTACTTTTATTGAACGGTAAAAGATATCACCAATCCTCACTTATTAATCTTTTTGGCACCAAAGGAAGAGGAAATACCGGGTACGATATGAATACGATTCCTATTGGCGCAATCAAAAGAGTAGAAGTTCTTCGTGATGGAGCATCTGCCCAATACGGCTCCGATGCTATTGCTGGTGTTATTAATATTATATTGAATGATAGAAATAAAGGATTTGAAGGCAATGTGTTTTCCGGAATGAATTTATTTAAAAGCCCGGGAAACAATGATGTCGTTTCAGATCATAAAATAGATGGACTTACATTTGATTTCAATGGTAATTACGGCACAAAAATAGGAACACAGGGTGGTTTTGCTAATTTTACTGCAGAATTTATTAATAAAGAATACTCCATCAGAAATGCCAATCCGGCAATCTATGATGCCCCAAGACAACGTTTTGGAGATGCCAAATCACAAAACATCTATTTTTTCGGAAATATTGAAGTCCCGCTTTCGGATAATTTGAAATTTTACTCTCATCCTGGATTCTCACACAGAAAGACAGATGCTAATGCATGGACAAGAAAAGCAGATGCCGACGGAAACGTTCCTGAAGTATATCCTAATGGCTTCAATCCAATTCAAGGAACGAGTATAACCGACTTCACTTTTGATAATGGTTTAAAATTCAAAGTTCTGGATTGGGATATTGATTTTTATAATGCTTTCGGTAATAACCGCTTCACTTATCAAATTGACAATACAATTAATGCAACTCTGGGAGCAAAATCACCAACTACCTTTAATGCCGGTGGACATTCTATCCTGCAAAATACAACAGGATTTAATGCTACAAAACAATTTAAAGTACTGGAAGGGCTTAATATTGCATTTGGATCCGAATTCAGATATGAAAAATTCGAAGTGATTAAAGGTGAAGAAGCATCTTATGCGATGTATGATATTAATGGAAATATTGTAACAGCGAGTACCCCTCAAAATCTGTTAGTGGTAAATCCATTATCTGGAAATACAAGACCTGGTGGATCACAGGGTTTCCCAGGATATTCTCAGGAAGTTAACAAAAGTAGAAACAACTTCGCAGCATATGTTGACACTGAACTTGATATTACTAAGAAATGGATGGTAAGTTTAGCGGGAAGATTTGAAAATTACAACGACTTCGGCAGTACGATCAACGGAAAGTTCGCGACAAGATATGCCATAACTCCACAATTTGCTCTTCGTGGTTCAGTTTCTACCGGGTTTAGAGCTCCTTCTTTAGCTCAAAAATATTATGCATTACAGTTTACTAATTTTCAAGGCGGTAATCTGGTAACGATCCAGTTAGCATCAAATGACAGTGATCTTGCTACAAGAGCTGGAATTTCGCAATTAAAGCAAGAGACCTCATTAAACGGAAGTGTTGGGTTTACCTTCAACACCGGAAAATTTACAGCCACTGTCGACGGATACTATATTAATGTTAAAAACAGAATTGTACTGACAGGAAACTTCGCAAGAACAGATTTACCACCAGATGTCCAGGTAGATTATCCTTACATTGACCAGGCACAGTTTTTCTCAAATGCGATAGATACAAGAACAAAAGGAGTAGATGTGATATTAAGTTATAATGAAACTTTAGGAAATGGAAAGCTCACCGCCACTTTAGCAGGAAACTACAATGAAATGGAAATCACATCTGTAAATGCTTCAGATAAATTAAAAGGTAAAGAAGATATTTATTTAAGCCCAAGAGAGCGGGCATTCATTTTAGCTTCCGCTCCTAAAACTAAAATTAACTTAAGCCTAAACTATAAAATTGCTAATTTCAATGCTAACCTACAATTAGTAAGGTTCGATAAGCTTACACTGATTGGCTATAATGGAGCAGATGATTTCCAAACCTACAATGCAAGAGTGACCACTGATTTATCATTCGGATATGATTTTTCAAAAAGTATCACCTTAACAGTTGGAAGTAAAAACCTTTTCAACAGATATCCGACGCTACAAACAGCTGCTGTTTCTGATGGAAATACGGAATCGGGAGGAATTTTTGACCCTGTACAGATGGGCTTTGCCGGAAGACAGGTCTTTGCAAGATTTAATTTTAGATTTTAA